From one Acidobacteriota bacterium genomic stretch:
- a CDS encoding adenosine deaminase translates to MDKGCSMTGLSLRSLAFFFCLPSIVFAAPAAKSRATATSSEQRAIRAFGEARKNPLQLTAFLKGLPKGGDLHMHLGGAIYAETFIRNAVADTLCYSPATRSLFKPSATTRSIPPQPVCGEGNRRAEDALKDQKLYDTMVDDFSMRSFVPSAGVSGHDQFFATFSRYSALSRSHRGEWLDEVASRAANQNEQYLEVMETPDFSAAAKLGYSIPWPSDAADATMNRTGNGTGASHADLAKLRDQLLAGGLRDVAAANRQELAAALDARNRIEKCETAEAASGCTVKIRYIYQILRGFPPQQVFAQTLLGFEVIQAELDAGHPNVVGINFVMPEDGYLSMTEYHRQMLMLDYLHSVYPKVHISLHAGELAPGLVTPDGLHFHIREAVELGHAERIGHGVDVMYENQPHELLKEMASRHIMTEINLTSNDVILGITKDWHPLPIYRAAGVPVALSTDDEGVSRIDMTHEYARAVLDFGLSYLDLKRMARTSIEHSFLPGASLWSQPDDFSAVNPVCKTDMPGAENPSEKCVAFLKSSERATEQWQLERRYLAFEAIQ, encoded by the coding sequence ATGGATAAAGGATGTTCGATGACTGGACTGTCATTGCGCTCGCTCGCCTTCTTCTTCTGCCTGCCGTCCATCGTCTTCGCGGCTCCGGCCGCAAAGTCACGTGCCACTGCCACGTCATCGGAGCAGCGGGCGATACGGGCTTTTGGCGAGGCCCGCAAGAATCCTCTTCAGCTTACGGCCTTTCTGAAGGGGCTGCCCAAAGGCGGCGATCTCCATATGCACCTCGGGGGAGCGATCTATGCCGAGACCTTTATCCGTAACGCCGTAGCGGACACACTCTGCTACAGCCCGGCTACTCGCAGTCTCTTCAAACCATCCGCGACCACCCGAAGCATTCCTCCTCAGCCCGTCTGCGGGGAGGGGAACCGGCGGGCCGAAGACGCACTCAAAGACCAGAAGCTGTACGACACCATGGTCGATGATTTTTCCATGCGGAGCTTTGTTCCTTCTGCCGGGGTCAGCGGTCACGACCAGTTCTTCGCGACCTTCTCGCGCTACTCCGCTCTCAGCCGTTCGCATCGCGGTGAATGGCTTGATGAAGTGGCATCCCGGGCTGCAAATCAGAACGAGCAGTATCTCGAAGTGATGGAGACGCCTGATTTTTCCGCCGCAGCCAAACTCGGCTATTCGATCCCGTGGCCGTCTGATGCAGCGGACGCTACGATGAATCGCACTGGCAATGGCACGGGAGCAAGTCATGCCGACCTGGCGAAGCTCCGCGATCAACTTTTGGCCGGGGGGCTTCGGGATGTTGCTGCCGCAAATCGTCAGGAGCTTGCTGCTGCGCTCGATGCACGCAATCGAATCGAGAAGTGTGAAACTGCGGAGGCAGCGTCCGGTTGCACCGTCAAGATACGGTACATCTATCAGATCCTTCGCGGCTTTCCTCCGCAGCAGGTCTTCGCGCAGACACTCCTCGGTTTTGAGGTCATTCAGGCAGAGCTCGATGCGGGGCACCCCAACGTTGTGGGCATTAACTTCGTCATGCCCGAGGACGGGTATCTTTCGATGACGGAGTATCACCGTCAGATGCTGATGCTGGACTACCTGCACAGCGTCTATCCCAAGGTGCACATCTCGCTTCACGCCGGTGAGCTTGCTCCCGGCCTTGTCACTCCCGATGGACTTCATTTTCACATCCGCGAGGCGGTTGAGCTTGGTCATGCGGAGCGCATCGGGCACGGCGTCGACGTGATGTATGAGAACCAGCCTCACGAGCTGCTCAAGGAGATGGCCTCGCGTCACATCATGACGGAGATCAATCTCACCTCGAACGATGTCATTCTCGGCATTACAAAGGACTGGCACCCGTTGCCGATCTATCGTGCCGCTGGAGTTCCAGTCGCCCTCTCGACCGATGACGAGGGCGTCTCGCGCATCGACATGACGCATGAGTACGCGCGGGCGGTGCTCGACTTCGGGCTCTCGTACCTCGATTTAAAGCGTATGGCCCGCACCTCTATCGAACACAGCTTCCTGCCCGGCGCCAGCCTCTGGTCGCAACCTGATGACTTTTCCGCAGTCAATCCAGTCTGCAAGACAGATATGCCAGGCGCGGAGAATCCATCCGAAAAGTGCGTTGCTTTTTTGAAATCGAGCGAGCGTGCAACGGAACAATGGCAGCTCGAACGCCGTTATCTGGCATTTGAAGCGATCCAGTAA
- a CDS encoding succinylglutamate desuccinylase/aspartoacylase family protein: MTPSIIFDLSRIDFDRPGKHHYRLAFPLDSSWGYSLVPITIINGLRPPAPGTAPPGLAAFGGTHGNEWEGQVAIKQLCRELEPESISGRILLMPQLSESACAANQRVSPLDFVNMNRAFPGNPCGTISYRIADFVKQQIFPRVGVVIDLHAGGREGGFALCTSLHPVVDTAQFKEMTTAAALFDTPFILVYSSKMASGLLTDEAEADGKIAIGGEFGHGEGVNRVGTRHAVEGIRNMLRHYGMLEGEIARIDPGRFAPPRLVDARNLEDYLPCPRPGIWEPLVDLGEEVRAGQPIGRLHDFSDHSAPAITLCAGSDGVVIMMRVTATCQQGETLFVIARDL, translated from the coding sequence ATGACACCGTCCATCATCTTTGATCTCTCCCGCATCGACTTCGATAGACCGGGGAAACACCACTACCGCCTCGCCTTCCCGCTCGATTCAAGCTGGGGCTACTCTCTGGTTCCGATCACGATCATCAATGGCCTGCGCCCACCCGCACCTGGAACAGCGCCACCTGGACTGGCAGCATTCGGAGGAACTCACGGCAACGAATGGGAAGGTCAGGTCGCCATCAAACAACTATGCAGAGAACTTGAGCCGGAATCGATCTCCGGTCGCATCCTGCTCATGCCGCAGCTCAGCGAGAGCGCCTGCGCCGCCAATCAGCGTGTCTCTCCGCTCGACTTCGTCAACATGAACCGTGCGTTTCCGGGCAATCCATGCGGAACCATCTCGTATCGCATCGCAGACTTCGTCAAGCAACAGATATTCCCACGAGTTGGCGTCGTCATCGATCTTCATGCTGGCGGACGCGAAGGGGGATTTGCTCTGTGCACCTCGTTGCATCCTGTGGTTGACACGGCTCAGTTCAAGGAAATGACGACCGCCGCAGCTCTATTCGATACCCCTTTTATACTCGTCTACTCCAGCAAAATGGCCTCTGGCCTCTTGACCGACGAAGCCGAGGCTGATGGAAAGATCGCTATCGGCGGAGAGTTCGGTCACGGCGAGGGTGTCAACAGGGTCGGCACTCGGCACGCTGTCGAGGGTATTCGCAACATGCTGCGGCATTATGGAATGCTCGAAGGTGAGATTGCTCGCATCGATCCCGGTCGCTTCGCTCCGCCGCGGCTAGTGGATGCACGCAACCTGGAAGACTATCTCCCCTGCCCCAGACCCGGTATATGGGAGCCACTTGTCGATCTCGGTGAAGAGGTGCGCGCTGGACAGCCGATCGGCCGCCTTCACGACTTCTCCGATCATTCTGCGCCCGCCATCACGCTATGCGCAGGCAGCGACGGCGTGGTAATCATGATGCGCGTGACCGCTACATGTCAACAGGGTGAAACTCTTTTTGTCATCGCCCGCGATCTTTAG
- a CDS encoding amidohydrolase: MLVDCHSHIWAYPGHLSDDFVDEANARSRGFAMDLHVPPERHREAMRGVDKVIVFGIRAFHSGLRVPNDYVAAYAASERGKVIGFGAIDPSADPVQETLEEIMHLGLHGVKLGPIYQNIDPLDPGMLQVYAFCQEQGLPILIHQGTTFVRTGPLKYALPILLDEIAIRFPGLKMIIAHLGHPWIAETLVTIRKHPNLFSDISALHYRPWQFYNALIMAKEYGVLDKILFGSDYPFTTPEAQIEGLRNINHFAEGTNLPRLSTQEIEGIIYSPTLRLLGLEDA, encoded by the coding sequence TTGCTGGTCGACTGCCATTCTCATATCTGGGCCTACCCCGGTCATCTGTCAGACGATTTTGTGGACGAAGCTAACGCTCGATCGCGCGGTTTTGCGATGGATCTGCATGTTCCGCCGGAGCGGCACCGGGAGGCGATGCGCGGAGTGGACAAGGTCATTGTCTTTGGCATACGCGCTTTTCACTCAGGTCTGCGTGTTCCCAATGACTATGTTGCAGCCTACGCGGCGAGCGAACGGGGCAAGGTGATCGGGTTCGGAGCCATCGATCCGAGCGCCGATCCTGTGCAGGAAACGCTCGAGGAGATAATGCATCTTGGACTGCACGGCGTGAAGCTGGGGCCAATCTATCAGAACATCGATCCGCTGGATCCGGGCATGCTACAGGTATATGCCTTCTGCCAGGAGCAGGGCCTGCCAATTCTGATCCATCAGGGAACGACATTTGTTCGTACTGGGCCGCTGAAGTATGCGTTGCCGATTTTGTTGGATGAAATCGCGATACGGTTCCCTGGGCTGAAGATGATCATTGCGCATCTTGGTCATCCATGGATTGCGGAGACGCTGGTAACGATTCGCAAACATCCGAACCTCTTCTCGGATATTTCAGCGCTTCACTATCGACCGTGGCAGTTCTATAACGCGCTGATCATGGCGAAGGAATACGGGGTGTTAGACAAGATTCTGTTTGGTTCCGATTATCCGTTCACAACGCCGGAGGCGCAGATCGAAGGGTTGCGCAATATCAATCACTTTGCCGAGGGAACGAACCTGCCGCGGCTGAGCACCCAGGAGATCGAAGGCATCATTTACAGCCCCACGCTGAGGTTACTGGGCTTGGAGGATGCATGA
- a CDS encoding IclR family transcriptional regulator, with translation MILEHLARSRRGVTLSHLVQKLQLPRSTAHALLLTFQRCDYVKRDEETGRYLLGFRLHSVANMALNGVGLRGNSATILYQLMQDTGLTVHLAVLDHDEAILIDRVEPPSAPRVATWVGKRMGLHCTALGKSLIACLPADEINSIVNRQGLIRHNENTITSIKKLHMACDRIQQLGYAIDDEEEEIGVRCIGAPVYNSSGQVLAAISISGSTMQLEDVSARATQVTRAACALAQHLDLSNSDRRSLHAS, from the coding sequence TTGATCCTTGAGCATCTCGCCAGATCGCGGCGCGGTGTAACCCTTTCTCACCTTGTGCAGAAGCTACAGTTACCGCGCAGTACCGCACATGCTCTGTTGCTCACCTTCCAGCGTTGCGACTACGTCAAGCGCGACGAGGAGACAGGCCGTTATCTCCTCGGTTTTCGCCTACACTCGGTTGCCAACATGGCCCTCAATGGCGTCGGTCTTCGTGGAAACTCTGCAACAATTCTCTACCAGTTAATGCAGGACACGGGCCTCACCGTTCACCTTGCGGTGCTGGATCACGACGAGGCCATCCTGATTGATCGCGTCGAGCCACCAAGCGCGCCGCGAGTGGCTACCTGGGTTGGCAAGCGCATGGGCCTGCATTGCACAGCGCTCGGCAAGTCCCTCATAGCTTGTCTTCCCGCAGACGAGATCAACTCAATCGTCAATCGGCAAGGCCTCATACGCCACAACGAAAATACAATCACATCAATTAAAAAACTCCACATGGCCTGCGATCGCATCCAGCAACTTGGCTATGCCATTGACGATGAGGAAGAGGAGATTGGCGTGCGATGTATTGGCGCGCCGGTTTATAACAGCAGCGGTCAGGTTCTGGCGGCCATTAGCATCTCCGGATCGACAATGCAGCTGGAAGATGTTTCCGCCAGAGCTACCCAGGTCACTCGCGCAGCCTGTGCGCTGGCCCAGCATCTGGATCTCAGCAACTCCGATCGTCGTTCGCTACACGCCAGCTGA
- a CDS encoding TonB-dependent receptor — protein sequence MKRRTILIPILLLFVGCGLLRAQIANDAGVLGNVKDQQGAVIPGAVATVHNLETGYTKAATADSSGHFEILALPIGSYTVSVSMSGFKTWTLSRIVLQIGERSRLSPVLVVGARTEQVTVSAGNEQLQTENASVETVVQQKQISELPLNGRNIVQLVSLAPGMQYTGQAGGQFGAERGSTVQGVGVQSGQTQFTLDGFNSNGGMDEGAVGMPSVDTIAEFNVKASNFSAEYGRDPMQIVMVTKSGTNTYHGSAWEFARNSAFAARNYFATSTPKLIQNQFGAAGGGPILRNKAFFFGSYEGLRVRRDAIFNSTVASPAMQGGDFSSLSTPIVDPDTGKPFPGNQIDPSRFNKASKFLMPYLLQPNSSDGRFHANAPTKTDSNSVTVRLDDTITSKQRIYGRWIRYDSPQNLYGYSPSVYETNKTIQNSYGVNYTYTITPRTLFTISAGYQRSNNTFVSPQVGKENITDEAGIQGFQTQGRESAIGLPNANISGYTGFGQLWGVNGRLWSHAWNGKTSLNLVRGKHLIDVGWEYDNRAVYGSHASFAARGSFSFNGQYTGNGFADYLLGLTSSAGRDYPLAPFGVQSAPYSALFIQDTYKISNSLTLDLGLRYDRWFAKRSVAGNAATFDPTLGKVIAGVDKDGSVNLSAQPEAQYLAAATAGLWVPANTVGIPAGLFQANGYLSPRIGVTWLPSGSMDFVVRGSYGIFTSSFQGNIAASSIVGPPYWGYETPSYAAASKQNWQTAFPATPNSFSTPGVAAPAWNVKAQKTHEWNVSVQAALPFKSTLTLAYVGNHLSNGISGQSYDDVPAGQYNNLQAARPYPRLSGVTLYQNMGSSWYNGLHAKWERRFTEGFTFAGAYAFSKLMLDDLGQCIYCNVQPYTPSGYTRGRSPNDFRHLLTVNAVYDLPVGRGRKFLSGTNRFANLAIGGWELSGIFNYTSGAPLTFDVPGATLGNGYDTRPNLVGNLSVPDQGHSHWFNASALSAPGSYTYGNSGMGIFDGPSARGLDMGLLKNFYITNEKYFQFRWEVFNAPNFVNFDSPNVSIGQSTTGQIFSSGAARQMQLGLKLIF from the coding sequence ATGAAGCGACGCACGATTTTAATTCCCATTCTGCTGTTGTTTGTAGGTTGCGGATTGCTGCGGGCACAGATTGCAAATGACGCCGGAGTGCTCGGCAATGTGAAGGACCAGCAAGGGGCGGTAATTCCGGGAGCAGTAGCAACGGTGCACAATCTCGAAACCGGATATACGAAAGCAGCCACAGCCGATTCTTCTGGACACTTTGAAATTCTTGCCCTGCCGATTGGCTCTTACACGGTGAGCGTTTCGATGTCTGGGTTCAAGACATGGACTCTTAGCCGAATTGTTTTGCAGATCGGCGAGCGCAGCCGGCTTTCTCCGGTATTGGTAGTAGGCGCACGCACTGAGCAGGTAACGGTGAGCGCAGGCAATGAGCAACTCCAGACAGAGAATGCCTCCGTGGAAACAGTCGTGCAGCAGAAGCAAATCTCCGAACTACCACTGAATGGCCGCAATATCGTGCAGTTGGTGAGCCTGGCTCCGGGCATGCAATATACGGGTCAGGCGGGAGGGCAGTTTGGCGCCGAGCGGGGCTCGACAGTGCAAGGTGTTGGCGTACAGAGCGGCCAGACGCAGTTCACACTCGACGGGTTCAACTCGAATGGAGGCATGGACGAAGGCGCGGTCGGCATGCCGAGCGTGGATACGATCGCCGAGTTCAATGTGAAGGCCTCGAACTTCAGCGCGGAGTATGGCCGAGACCCGATGCAGATCGTGATGGTCACAAAATCCGGTACGAACACCTACCACGGCTCTGCCTGGGAATTTGCCCGCAATAGCGCCTTCGCGGCACGCAATTACTTCGCAACGAGCACGCCCAAGTTGATCCAGAACCAGTTTGGAGCGGCGGGTGGTGGCCCAATCCTAAGGAACAAGGCATTCTTTTTTGGGAGCTATGAAGGGCTGCGCGTCCGCCGGGACGCGATCTTTAACAGCACAGTGGCATCGCCGGCAATGCAAGGCGGCGATTTCTCGAGCCTCTCGACTCCTATCGTCGATCCGGATACTGGAAAGCCCTTTCCCGGCAACCAGATCGACCCTTCGAGGTTCAACAAAGCGTCGAAGTTCCTGATGCCCTATCTGCTACAGCCGAACTCATCGGATGGACGATTCCATGCCAATGCTCCGACGAAGACGGACTCGAACTCGGTGACGGTGCGACTAGACGATACGATTACCAGCAAACAGCGGATCTACGGACGGTGGATACGCTATGACAGCCCGCAGAACCTCTATGGATACAGTCCATCCGTCTACGAAACGAATAAAACAATTCAGAACAGCTACGGCGTCAACTACACCTATACGATTACGCCGCGTACGCTGTTCACAATTTCAGCCGGGTACCAGCGATCGAACAATACGTTCGTCAGCCCACAGGTCGGAAAAGAGAATATCACCGATGAAGCGGGCATCCAGGGTTTCCAGACGCAAGGCCGCGAGAGTGCGATCGGCCTGCCCAACGCCAATATCAGCGGTTACACAGGCTTTGGTCAGCTATGGGGTGTTAATGGCCGGCTCTGGTCGCATGCCTGGAATGGAAAGACCAGCCTCAACCTTGTCCGAGGTAAGCACCTGATCGACGTTGGATGGGAGTATGACAACCGCGCAGTGTACGGATCGCATGCTTCGTTTGCGGCGAGAGGCAGCTTTTCGTTCAACGGGCAATATACAGGCAATGGCTTCGCCGATTATCTGCTTGGTCTCACCTCATCGGCTGGTCGCGACTACCCATTGGCACCATTTGGCGTGCAGAGTGCTCCTTATTCAGCACTGTTCATCCAGGACACGTACAAGATATCGAACTCACTCACCCTCGATCTCGGTCTTCGCTACGACCGCTGGTTTGCCAAGAGGTCTGTCGCGGGTAACGCGGCCACCTTCGATCCAACACTGGGCAAGGTCATTGCAGGCGTTGATAAAGATGGATCGGTTAATCTTTCGGCGCAGCCGGAGGCGCAATATCTGGCGGCTGCGACGGCGGGGCTCTGGGTACCGGCGAATACAGTCGGCATTCCCGCCGGTCTCTTCCAGGCGAACGGTTATCTGTCGCCGCGTATTGGGGTGACGTGGCTCCCTTCTGGATCGATGGACTTTGTTGTTCGCGGATCGTACGGTATCTTCACCAGCAGCTTCCAGGGCAATATTGCAGCGTCGTCGATCGTTGGGCCACCTTATTGGGGGTACGAGACTCCGAGCTATGCCGCTGCTTCGAAACAGAACTGGCAGACCGCATTTCCGGCTACCCCGAACTCTTTCAGCACTCCAGGCGTAGCGGCTCCGGCATGGAACGTCAAGGCGCAAAAAACTCATGAATGGAATGTCTCGGTGCAAGCGGCCCTGCCATTCAAATCGACTCTCACGCTGGCATACGTAGGGAATCACCTTTCAAACGGCATCTCTGGACAGTCCTATGATGACGTGCCGGCGGGCCAATACAACAATCTACAGGCGGCAAGGCCCTATCCGAGGCTGAGCGGCGTTACGCTCTACCAGAACATGGGAAGCTCCTGGTACAACGGTCTTCATGCCAAGTGGGAGCGAAGGTTCACAGAGGGGTTCACTTTCGCAGGAGCTTATGCTTTTAGCAAGCTGATGCTTGATGATCTTGGCCAGTGTATCTATTGCAATGTGCAGCCTTATACGCCGAGCGGCTATACTCGCGGCCGGTCTCCCAACGATTTCAGGCACCTTCTCACGGTAAATGCTGTATATGACCTGCCTGTCGGTCGAGGCAGGAAGTTTCTCTCAGGTACAAACCGCTTTGCCAATCTTGCGATTGGCGGATGGGAGTTGAGCGGCATCTTCAACTACACATCCGGAGCGCCTCTTACCTTTGATGTTCCCGGTGCAACGTTGGGCAATGGATATGACACGAGGCCAAACCTTGTAGGCAATCTTTCCGTGCCTGATCAAGGGCACTCGCATTGGTTCAACGCCAGTGCCCTGAGCGCGCCTGGGTCTTATACCTATGGCAACTCGGGCATGGGGATATTCGACGGACCATCAGCGCGAGGACTGGACATGGGCCTATTGAAGAACTTCTACATTACGAATGAAAAGTATTTCCAATTTCGATGGGAAGTCTTTAACGCACCTAATTTCGTTAATTTCGACTCTCCGAATGTCTCGATCGGACAATCGACCACGGGACAGATCTTCTCATCTGGCGCCGCAAGACAGATGCAACTGGGCCTGAAGCTGATCTTCTGA
- a CDS encoding mandelate racemase/muconate lactonizing enzyme family protein, with protein sequence MKITDVSVIILESPDAYGVGDADQEASGIKYLGLVKIETDAGIRGYADLETQPHVAKAIVEAPSEGAVTGFQGLRTVLLGEDPFEVERLWHKMYMASVYYGRRGAAMQVISGIDIALWDIIGKRVGLPIYKLLGGGYRDRIRAYASTLFRPTPQGMREAAGCYLEKGFSAVKFGWGVFGENPERDVELVAAARETMGAKADLLVDAGWYVHRTAKEAIGMVKSLEPFRPFLVEEPLSPEDYEGYAQLTGAVDTPIACGEQEATEWGFRALIETGKVDVIQPDLSRCGGFTTGRKIVHMAALHNRLCIPHAWISDLLTAASLHLNAFMRRAVFQEFNVTKGPLSRELCESPIVLEDGYLRIPQGPGLGVTVDEATVDKYRVE encoded by the coding sequence ATGAAGATCACCGATGTGAGTGTGATCATTCTGGAGTCTCCTGATGCTTACGGCGTGGGGGATGCAGACCAGGAAGCAAGCGGCATCAAGTATCTCGGGCTGGTGAAGATTGAGACCGATGCTGGCATTCGGGGCTATGCCGATCTTGAGACGCAGCCACATGTGGCCAAGGCAATTGTCGAGGCGCCGTCTGAGGGAGCGGTCACCGGGTTCCAGGGTTTGCGGACGGTGCTGTTGGGCGAAGACCCTTTTGAGGTTGAGCGGTTGTGGCACAAGATGTACATGGCCTCGGTTTACTACGGTAGACGGGGCGCGGCGATGCAGGTGATTTCGGGGATAGACATCGCGCTGTGGGACATCATCGGAAAGCGTGTTGGACTGCCGATCTATAAGCTGCTGGGCGGCGGGTATCGCGACCGTATCCGGGCCTATGCGAGCACGCTCTTTCGGCCGACACCTCAGGGGATGCGCGAGGCCGCGGGCTGCTACCTGGAAAAGGGTTTTAGCGCGGTGAAGTTTGGCTGGGGAGTCTTTGGGGAGAACCCTGAGCGCGATGTGGAGCTTGTGGCTGCAGCGCGCGAGACCATGGGAGCGAAGGCGGACCTGCTGGTGGATGCCGGATGGTATGTGCATCGCACTGCGAAAGAAGCGATCGGCATGGTGAAGAGCCTGGAGCCATTCCGCCCATTCCTGGTGGAAGAACCGCTTTCGCCGGAAGATTACGAGGGCTATGCGCAACTGACGGGCGCAGTGGATACGCCGATTGCATGCGGTGAACAGGAGGCGACCGAGTGGGGTTTTCGAGCCCTGATCGAAACGGGCAAAGTGGATGTGATTCAGCCGGACCTGTCGCGTTGCGGTGGCTTCACGACAGGACGAAAGATTGTCCACATGGCAGCATTGCACAACCGGCTCTGTATTCCCCATGCGTGGATCTCGGACCTGCTGACTGCTGCCTCACTGCACCTGAATGCGTTCATGAGGCGGGCAGTCTTTCAGGAATTCAACGTTACCAAGGGCCCGTTGAGCCGTGAGCTGTGCGAAAGCCCGATTGTGCTGGAAGATGGATACCTGCGTATTCCCCAGGGACCAGGACTGGGCGTGACGGTCGATGAAGCAACGGTCGACAAATACCGTGTGGAGTGA
- a CDS encoding glucose 1-dehydrogenase: MDRLKGKVAIVTGGVNGIGRAISELFAAEGAYVLVADIEDEGGRTSADLARAEGWKLEFVRTDVTRVEDVKHCVDRAAAFNGRIDILCNNAAYLSADFHGALDATEEEWRRCIDVALLGTHACTQAVLPYMVEQRQGSIINVASIQAMQGMMTSAAYTATKAALLGYTMSLSYDYGPDNVRANALCPGAIQTRISAAADSPHAQWQREQTTLGRVGVPQEVAWAALFLASDESSYVTGIALPVDGGWTSSASRKRA; encoded by the coding sequence GTGGACAGGCTCAAGGGTAAGGTTGCGATTGTAACGGGCGGGGTAAACGGGATTGGCCGGGCCATCAGCGAACTGTTCGCCGCCGAAGGCGCCTACGTTCTGGTCGCGGACATCGAGGATGAGGGCGGACGAACCTCTGCCGACCTGGCTCGAGCCGAGGGGTGGAAGCTGGAATTTGTCCGCACAGATGTGACTAGGGTGGAAGATGTAAAGCATTGTGTGGATCGCGCGGCAGCCTTCAATGGGCGTATCGATATCCTCTGCAATAACGCGGCATATCTTTCGGCCGATTTTCACGGTGCGCTGGATGCAACGGAAGAGGAGTGGCGTAGATGCATTGATGTGGCTCTGCTGGGAACGCACGCGTGCACGCAGGCCGTGCTGCCGTACATGGTGGAGCAAAGGCAGGGGTCGATCATCAATGTGGCCTCGATACAGGCGATGCAGGGCATGATGACGTCGGCTGCCTATACAGCAACGAAGGCCGCATTGCTGGGCTACACGATGAGCCTTTCGTACGACTACGGACCGGATAATGTGCGCGCGAACGCATTATGCCCAGGGGCGATTCAGACGCGCATCTCTGCCGCGGCGGACAGTCCTCATGCGCAATGGCAGCGAGAGCAGACAACGCTGGGTCGGGTGGGTGTGCCGCAAGAGGTGGCTTGGGCAGCCCTGTTTCTTGCTTCAGATGAGTCTTCGTATGTCACCGGGATTGCGCTCCCGGTGGACGGGGGCTGGACCTCAAGTGCATCCCGTAAGCGCGCTTAG
- a CDS encoding RraA family protein, translating to MNDSSVRAERTPANAADLDLFEFIEKTLYTAVISDSLDELGYRDQALREFMRPLSEDDAFAGWARTLACVDVFHIPANPYEMEIAALDSVLEGEVVVASTAGSLQNAPWGELLSTAARARGARGAVIDGLVRDVRKIRTLGFPVFARGIKPVDSKGRGMIIDYNVPIICAGVRIQPGDLIFADYDGVVAIPSAILPEVIEAATDKVMKENGSRARLMEGATLRDVFDKYGVL from the coding sequence ATGAATGATTCATCTGTCCGTGCTGAGAGAACGCCCGCGAACGCTGCCGACCTTGATCTGTTCGAGTTCATCGAAAAAACTCTGTACACGGCCGTCATCTCCGATTCTCTTGACGAACTTGGATATCGCGATCAGGCCTTGCGCGAATTCATGCGCCCGCTCTCGGAGGACGACGCTTTTGCCGGGTGGGCAAGAACACTCGCCTGTGTGGATGTCTTCCACATTCCCGCCAACCCCTATGAGATGGAGATTGCGGCCCTCGACTCTGTCCTGGAGGGTGAAGTCGTCGTAGCGTCGACTGCTGGCTCCCTGCAGAATGCGCCATGGGGAGAGCTTCTCTCGACCGCCGCTCGTGCACGTGGCGCGCGCGGCGCTGTCATTGATGGGCTTGTGCGCGATGTACGCAAGATTCGAACTCTCGGCTTTCCCGTCTTCGCACGAGGCATCAAACCTGTGGACTCCAAGGGCCGCGGCATGATCATCGACTATAACGTTCCGATCATTTGTGCCGGTGTCCGCATTCAACCTGGCGATCTGATCTTTGCTGATTACGATGGCGTGGTCGCTATCCCCTCCGCCATTCTCCCAGAAGTCATCGAAGCTGCTACAGATAAAGTGATGAAGGAGAATGGCAGTCGGGCCAGGCTGATGGAAGGTGCTACCCTGCGCGATGTCTTCGACAAGTACGGGGTGCTGTAG